From the Astatotilapia calliptera chromosome 6, fAstCal1.2, whole genome shotgun sequence genome, one window contains:
- the kif16ba gene encoding golgin subfamily B member 1 isoform X6 has product MLFICSPASCFCPAVRLEFERQQREELEKLEMKRRLIKEMEAKQQSEKAELERLQQEVESQRKESEEVQQRILRQEESLHRRSQDIESRLRDFLAEKERFEEERRSEINEVDLQRRRRRKEPQEHEADRAEEQDEQQRRHQEAAEQTEIYRELERLKREREEQRVRLETERRRLEEQEREQLSLVGRLEEQLREKHEAATALLTREDARRLEEEQQALTEIREALLCAKEAAERPDVEDAGEEARAAQSRYADFKAAQVKELDLLEEGLRQQRERLEKEVAAERGALLLLTHGLRERQQHLKETQEKGAQDATAVCHEEQLLRQAEHRLQLKERQLANLANGLLPALAEEKQRASELLERSGNGNCDRSPGLDNTLFQVEKELEDKEEKLSLHWHSARQLQQLQETYEFTANVARQEEKVRRKEKEILESKEKQQREAMEQAVARLERRHSALRRSVSLEPDSEEQRSKSSVARTPRTGAELDQQRVQREIQKLRQRISEGDDTSRTHSISSDERVGHGGSPATHIQGLNTLLPLSDDRINAYIEEEVQRRLRKMNLLNGSSMDLSLSTESLREEEEVSDCSSVRLTDEEDEKLPNINPRKLKYQRARGSSFQHSLEFEAVCPNVHKNMSEEPERGLVQIQREETQKSTDIEKVEVPENNDLSKGEVGRAVCDLNCLNAEHKIEQEVHPDQHSNRSDGSDSTCCVDDDRGEKQEVHDGRSFSNSEEKVESQTCDSGRAGETKPPTDHSSKSRSFNSGYISSVVQWLQVSQQQMMGSFIGQTKPELDAEAEKVTANKSFVFGYFADKLSEVCKDAGRKLQGTRDIIRNVQAGDMKVVLPQYVSTISKELPLIHQTRLHQEPNPSIAAEHKGTSVDLSKDCVLRLPQNRGAPPIPNISGWPEGSMSSSRVTSPEVFHQRLVELPAVLSELQTFSSQRILEELESLAPRENFGKVLSLFWLRAANCKKPIPKPACLLLSETDLIILSARTDSTNMLTIFHRFKLQEIREVQISLAGQHIRLTGCTEDTVLAIFTYSKELTQDFCRALLNALFPEKIPEETERQPLLSADLMVISLDWTSRVPDVILDSGLHITSRFKRVLADLLYIIHGNMDGPGKPSLANVRPLLYTSVKVKNSTCVHGDTISQFLLTDTHVALLREDGVFHPVPRGSSLVPTHPQFQGVKLRKRSDIRCLLVKKTDTCVVVDFVFMKPKSQTVKREVQFRRGAADLPSDRGPCESWKLCFGCSSEAQTLINHLCT; this is encoded by the exons ATGCTGTTTATTTGCTCACCAGCTTCCTGCTTCTGTCCCGCTGTGAG GTTGGAGTTTGAGCGACAGCAGCGAGAAGAGCTGGAGAAGCTGGAGATGAAGAG GAGGCTGATCAAAGAGATGGAGGCCAAGCAGCAGAGCGAGAAGGCGGAGCTGGAGCGCCTCCAGCAGGAGGTGGAGAGTCAGCGCAAGGAGTCCGAGGAGGTGCAGCAGCGGATCCTCCGCCAGGAGGAGAGCCTCCACCGCCGCAGCCAGGACATTGAGAGCCGGCTGCGAGACTTCCTGGCTGAGAAGGAGCGCTTCGAGGAGGAGAGGCGCTCCGAGATCAATGAGGTGGATCTCCAACGGAGGCGACGGCGGAAGGAGCCGCAGGAGCACGAGGCGGACCGTGCGGAGGAGCAGGATGAGCAGCAGCGGAGGCACCAGGAGGCGGCAGAGCAGACGGAGATCTACCGCGAGCTGGAGCGGCTGAAGAGGGAGCGCGAGGAGCAGCGGGTGCGTCTGGAGACGGAGCGGCGGCGGCTGGAGGAGCAGGAGCGCGAGCAGCTGAGTCTGGTGGGGCGGCTGGAGGAGCAGCTGAGGGAGAAACACGAAGCTGCCACCGCCCTGCTGACCCGGGAGGACGCCCGCCGcctggaggaggagcagcaggcGCTGACAGAGATCAGAGAAGCCCTCCTCTGCGCCAAAGAGGCCGCCGAGCGGCCGGACGTGGAGGATGCTGGCGAGGAGGCGCGGGCCGCCCAGAGCCGCTACGCCGACTTCAAGGCGGCTCAGGTGAAGGAGCTGGACCTGCTGGAGGAGGGGCTGCGGCAGCAAAGGGAGCGCCTGGAGAAGGAGGTTGCCGCCGAGCGTGGCGCCCTGCTGCTCCTCACCCACGGCCTGAGAGAGCGCCAGCAGCACCTGAAGGAGACGCAGGAGAAGGGAGCGCAGGACGCCACCGCTGTCTGCCACGAGGAGCAGCTCCTCCGACAGGCGGAGCACAGGCTGCAGCTGAAGGAGCGACAGCTCGCCAACCTCGCCAACGGCCTCCTCCCCGCCCTCGCCGAGGAGAAGCAGAGAGCCTCGGAGCTGCTGGAGCGCAGCGGCAACGGGAACTGCGACCGATCTCCGGGACTCGACAACACGCTGTTCCAGGTGGAGAAGGAGCTGGAGGACAAAGAGGAGAAGCTGAGCCTCCATTGGCACAGCGCCCGgcagctccagcagctccagGAGACCTACGAGTTCACGGCCAACGTGGCGCGGCAGGAGGAGAaggtgaggaggaaggagaaggagaTCCTGGAGTCAAAGGAGAAGCAGCAGAGGGAGGCGATGGAGCAGGCCGTGGCCCGGCTGGAGAGGAGGCACTCCGCCCTGAGGCGAAGCGTCTCCCTCGAGCCTGACTCCGAGGAGCAGAGGAGCAAGAGCTCTGTCGCCAGGACCCCCAGGACGGGGGCGGAGCTGGACCAGCAGAG AGTGCAGCGCGAGATCCAGAAGCTGCGGCAGCGAATCAGCGAGGGCGACGACACCAGCCGGACGCACTCCATCAGCAGCGACGAACGGGTGGGTCACGGCGGCTCGCCCGCCACTCACATCCAGGGTCTGAACACGCTGCTGCCGCTGTCCGACGACAG GATAAACGCCTACATCGAAGAGGAAGTCCAGCGGCGGCTACGCAAGATGAACCTCCTGAACGGCAGCAGCATGGATCTGTCTCTGTCCACAGAATCACTGCGA gaggaggaggaggttagCGACTGTAGCTCTGTTAGATTGACAGATGAG gaGGATGAAAAGCTCCCGAACATTAATCCGAGGAAGCTCAAGTATCAG AGAGCCAGAGGGTCTAGCTTCCAGCATTCCCTGGAGTTTGAGGCAGTCTGTCCTAATGTCCACAAAAACATGTCAGAGGAACCAGAACGTGGTCTCGTACAGATTCAAAGAGAAGAAACGCAAAAGTCTACAGACATTGAAAAAGTGGAAGTTCCTGAAAACAATGACCTCAGCAAAGGAGAAGTGGGCCGAGCAGTTTGTGACCTCAACTGTTTGAACGCCGAACACAAAATTGAGCAAGAAGTGCACCCAGACCAGCACAGCAACAGATCTGATGGAAGTGATTCCACCTGCTGTGTTGACGATGATCGTGGTGAAAAGCAGGAGGTTCACGATGGACGCTCGTTTTCTAACTCGGAGGAAAAGGTTGAATCCCAAACATGTGATTCAGGGAGAGCAGGCGAGACGAAACCGCCCACTGATCATTCCTCAAAGTCACGCAGCTTTAACAGTGGTTACATCAGTTCAGTGGTTCAGTGGTTACAAGTAAGTCAGCAGCAGATGATGGGATCCTTTATTGGTCAAACAAAACCAGAACTGGATGCAGAAGCAGAGAAAGTGACAGCCAATAAGAGCTTTGTCTTCGGCTACTTTGCTGACAAACTGTCCGAGGTGTGTAAAGATGCTGGTAGAAAGCTTCAGGGCACACGGGACATCATTCGAAACGTTCAAGCAGGCGACATGAAGGTTGTCCTCCCTCAGTACGTGAGCACGATATCCAAAGAGCTGCCGCTGATTCATCAAACACGGCTTCACCAAGAGCCAAATCCTTCAATCGCAGCCGAGCACAAAGGCACTTCGGTGGATCTGTCGAAGGATTGTGTGCTGAGGCTCCCACAGAATCGCGGAGCTCCGCCGATCCCGAACATCTCTGGTTGGCCTGAAGGATCCATGTCCTCTTCGAGAGTTACCAGTCCAGAAGTGTTTCATCAGAGGCTGGTCGAGCTTCCGGCTGTTTTGTCTGAGCTACAGACATTTTCATCCCAGAGGATCCTGGAAGAGCTGGAATCTCTGGCTCCTCGGGAGAATTTTGGCAAGGTTTTGAGTCTGTTTTGGCTCAGAGCGGCTAACTGTAAGAAACCCATCCCAAAACCCGCCTGTCTGCTTTTGTCAGAGACTGACTTAATCATTCTCTCAGCGAGGACGGATTCTACAAACATGTTGACTATTTTTCACCGCTTTAAACTCCAAGAAATCCGGGAAGTCCAGATAAGTCTGGCAGGGCAGCACATCCGCCTAACAGGCTGCACCGAAGACACCGTCCTAGCTATCTTCACGTACAGCAAAGAGCTTACTCAGGACTTCTGCAGGGCTCTGCTGAATGCTCTCTTTCCTGAGAAGATCCCTGAAGAGACCGAACGTCAGCCGTTGCTCTCTGCCGACCTAATGGTAATCTCTCTGGATTGGACTTCAAGAGTTCCTGACGTCATCCTTGACAGCGGGCTTCACATCACTTCCAGATTTAAGCGCGTCCTCGCCGACTTGCTCTACATCATCCACGGGAACATGGATGGTCCCGGCAAACCTTCGCTTGCTAATGTCCGTCCCCTGCTCTACACCAGCGTCAAAGTCAAGAACTCTACCTGTGTGCACGGGGACACCATCTCCCAGTTCCTCCTGACGGACACCCACGTAGCTCTTCTCCGAGAGGATGGCGTCTTTCATCCAGTGCCGCGGGGATCCAGTCTGgtccccacccacccacagtTTCAAGGAGTCAAACTCCGCAAGCGTTCTGACATCAGGTGCCTGCTCGTGAAGAAGACCGACACCTGCGTGGTGGTAGACTTTGTTTTTATGAAGCCCAAATCGCAAACCGTGAAGAGAGAGGTGCAGTTCAGACGTGGCGCGGCCGACCTTCCTTCTGATCGAGGTCCGTGTGAATCCTGGAAATTATGCTTTGGCTGCTCCTCTGAAGCTCAGACTCTGATTAATCACCTGTGCACCTGA